A portion of the Streptomyces platensis genome contains these proteins:
- the rocD gene encoding ornithine--oxo-acid transaminase translates to MTSTERGIAAAEAHSAHNYHPLPVVVATAEGAWVTDVEGRRYLDMLAGYSALNFGHGNRRLLDAATAQLERVTLTSRAFHHDRFADFCTQLAELCGMELVLPMNTGAEAVETAVKTARKWGYKVKGVPDGRAKIIVADNNFHGRTTTIVSFSTDPEARADFGPYTPGFEIVPYGDLAALEAAVDADTVAVLLEPIQGEAGVLVPPPGYLAGVRELTRSRNVLFIADEIQSGLGRTGRTFACEHEDVVPDMYVLGKALGGGVVPVSAVVSSREVLGVFAPGEHGSTFGGNPLACAMALEVIAMLRTGEFQQRAAELGEHLHSELAQLAAGGAVAAVRGRGLWAGVDINPSRGTGREISEQLMARGVLVKDTHGSTIRLAPPLVISKEDLDWGLDQLRGVLEG, encoded by the coding sequence GTGACGTCCACGGAACGCGGCATCGCGGCCGCCGAAGCCCACAGCGCGCACAACTACCACCCGCTGCCCGTCGTCGTGGCCACCGCCGAGGGCGCCTGGGTGACGGATGTCGAGGGCCGCCGCTACCTGGACATGCTCGCCGGGTACTCCGCACTGAACTTCGGGCACGGCAACCGCCGGCTGCTCGACGCGGCCACGGCGCAGCTGGAGCGGGTCACGCTCACCTCGCGCGCCTTCCATCACGACCGGTTCGCCGACTTCTGCACCCAGCTGGCGGAGCTGTGCGGGATGGAGCTGGTGCTCCCGATGAACACCGGCGCCGAGGCCGTCGAGACAGCGGTGAAGACGGCCCGTAAATGGGGCTACAAGGTCAAGGGCGTCCCGGACGGCCGGGCGAAGATCATCGTCGCGGACAACAACTTCCACGGCCGGACGACCACCATCGTCTCCTTCTCCACCGACCCCGAGGCGCGCGCCGACTTCGGCCCGTACACCCCCGGCTTCGAGATCGTCCCGTACGGCGACCTGGCCGCGCTGGAGGCGGCCGTCGACGCCGACACCGTCGCCGTCCTCCTGGAGCCGATCCAGGGCGAGGCGGGCGTGCTGGTGCCGCCGCCGGGCTATCTGGCGGGCGTACGGGAGCTGACCCGCAGCCGGAACGTGCTGTTCATCGCCGATGAGATCCAGTCGGGGCTGGGCCGCACCGGCCGGACCTTCGCCTGTGAGCACGAGGACGTGGTGCCCGACATGTACGTGCTCGGCAAGGCGCTCGGCGGCGGGGTGGTGCCGGTCTCGGCGGTCGTCTCCTCCCGCGAGGTACTGGGCGTCTTCGCACCCGGCGAGCACGGCTCGACGTTCGGCGGCAACCCGCTCGCCTGCGCGATGGCCCTGGAGGTCATCGCGATGCTGCGGACCGGCGAATTCCAGCAGCGGGCCGCGGAGTTGGGCGAGCATCTGCACAGCGAGCTGGCGCAGCTGGCGGCCGGCGGCGCGGTGGCCGCGGTGCGCGGCCGCGGACTCTGGGCCGGCGTGGACATCAACCCGTCGCGCGGCACGGGCCGGGAGATCTCCGAACAGCTGATGGCCCGCGGCGTGCTGGTCAAGGACACCCACGGCTCGACGATCCGGCTCGCGCCCCCGCTGGTCATCAGCAAGGAAGACCTGGACTGGGGGCTCGACCAGCTGCGGGGCGTGCTGGAGGGGTGA